Genomic DNA from Amycolatopsis alba DSM 44262:
ACCTGATCCTGGTCAACGGCAAGCAGTTCAAGACCTACCGCGGCATGGGCTCGCTGGGCGCCATGCAGTCGCGCGGTCAGGCGAAGTCCTACTCGAAGGACCGCTACGCGCAGGACGACGTGCTGAGCGAGGACAAACTGGTCCCCGAGGGCATCGAGGGGCGGATCCCGTTCCGCGGGCCGCTCGCGAACGTCGTCCACCAGTTGGTGGGCGGGCTGCGGTCGGGCATGGGCTACGCGGGCGCGTCGACGATCCCCGAGCTGCAGGAGGCGCAGCTGGTGCGGATCACCGCGGCCGGGCTCAAGGAGAGCCACCCGCACGACATCACGATGACCGTCGAGGCGCCGAACTACACCACCCGGTAGTCCGCCCTTTAGGACACTTACGCATCCGGTTCCGTTCTCGGGAGACTTGGTCCGCTGATCAAGTCTCCTGGGAGGAACCGGATGTCTTTTTCGTCCATGTCACGGCGTACCGCGCTCGCCGTCGCCGTCGCCGCCGCCGCGGCCCTTGGGCTCGGGGGCGGGGTGGTGGCTTCGGCCGTCCCCAGCGCTTCCGCCGCGCCTCCGGTCGTCGAGGCCGCCGGTCTCCAGGCGTCGCCGGGTGAGCTGTGGAAGCGCACCGAGCTGTACTTCGGCACGACGAAGCCAGACGGCGGGGAGCTGACCGACGCCGAGTTCACCGCCTTCACCGACAAGGTCGTCACGCCGAGGTTCCCGGACGGGTTCACCGAGCTGACCGGGCGCGGCCAGTGGCGCGGTTCGGGCGGGGTGATCTCGCGGGAGAAGTCGAAGGTGATCGTCGTCGTGTACCCGTTCAGCGACCGCGACGCGAACCGCGAGATCGAAGAGATCCGGACCGCCTACAAGACGGCCTTCAAGCAGGAATCCGTCCTCCGGACCGACTCGGTGGAGAAGGTCTCTTTCTGACCCACCTGCCCCACCCGCCCCACCTGTGCGACTTTAGCCCGCTAATCGCGAAACGGGTGGGGCGAGCGGGGCTGGTGTGACTTCGGGCCCGGTTCGGGAGCCCCGTCGCAGGTCACCCACGCGGCCTAGCGACAATGGGGTGTAACGGTCGTCGGTGAGAAGGGACTTGACGTGCGGGATCTGGTCGAGATCGGCATGGGCCGCACCGCGCGGCGGGCGTATGACCTCGATGACGTGGAGATCGTGCCGTCGCGGCGCACCAGGTCGTCTTCGGTCGTGTCCACCGCGTGGCAGATCGACGCGTACCGCTTCGAGTTGCCGCTGGTCACGCACCCCACCGACGCGATCGTGTCGCCGGGAACCGCGGTGGCCGTCG
This window encodes:
- a CDS encoding DUF3574 domain-containing protein, which codes for MSFSSMSRRTALAVAVAAAAALGLGGGVVASAVPSASAAPPVVEAAGLQASPGELWKRTELYFGTTKPDGGELTDAEFTAFTDKVVTPRFPDGFTELTGRGQWRGSGGVISREKSKVIVVVYPFSDRDANREIEEIRTAYKTAFKQESVLRTDSVEKVSF